A region from the Cryptosporangium arvum DSM 44712 genome encodes:
- a CDS encoding MFS transporter — MATLRDRPEARLITKEFSLLLVAALGVFLALGMTLPVLPYFVRDLGGGDLAIGVVVGSMAVSAVMIRPFTAPAIQNWGFQRLVLLGGVAGAVATAGHAFADSFAVLLALRLLTGAALAVMFVACIARVMATAPAEQRSRASSYFSVAPYLGIGLGPVIGQPVYETFGFGPTFLLAGVLQLAGTLPMLLVTNHRDPGEKVPRFHSAALWPGAVLALGIIGVVAFNAYVPLYVDELRGSNPALMFLAYSGVVLAARIFAGGLPDRIGAVRAGTLATTGVVIGLVIIAAAPSPLWIYVGILPFGAGIAFQYPGLMALTISRVSEAERPAAVSTFTMFFDVATGLGGLVVGQAAALGGYRAAFAAAACCSVLGLILLRTVVAKNH, encoded by the coding sequence ATGGCCACCTTGCGTGATCGGCCCGAAGCCCGGCTGATCACCAAGGAGTTCAGCCTGCTGCTGGTCGCGGCGTTGGGCGTGTTCCTCGCGCTCGGCATGACGCTGCCGGTGCTCCCGTACTTCGTCCGGGATCTCGGCGGTGGTGACCTGGCCATCGGCGTCGTCGTCGGCTCGATGGCGGTCTCGGCGGTGATGATCCGGCCGTTCACCGCCCCGGCCATCCAGAACTGGGGTTTCCAGCGGCTCGTCCTGCTCGGTGGCGTGGCCGGAGCGGTGGCCACCGCGGGCCACGCGTTCGCCGACAGCTTCGCGGTGCTCCTCGCGCTCCGCCTGCTCACCGGGGCCGCGCTGGCGGTGATGTTCGTCGCGTGCATCGCCCGGGTGATGGCGACCGCGCCGGCCGAGCAGCGCTCCCGCGCGTCGAGCTACTTCTCGGTCGCGCCCTACCTGGGCATCGGGCTGGGGCCGGTGATCGGCCAGCCGGTCTACGAGACGTTCGGCTTCGGGCCGACGTTCCTGCTCGCCGGCGTCCTCCAGCTCGCCGGAACGCTGCCGATGCTGCTGGTCACGAACCACCGCGACCCGGGTGAGAAGGTGCCGCGCTTCCACTCCGCGGCGCTCTGGCCGGGAGCGGTGCTGGCGCTGGGGATCATCGGCGTGGTCGCGTTCAACGCCTACGTCCCGCTCTACGTCGACGAGCTGCGCGGCTCCAACCCGGCGTTGATGTTCCTGGCGTACTCGGGTGTCGTGCTGGCCGCGCGGATCTTCGCCGGTGGTCTCCCCGACCGGATCGGCGCGGTCCGGGCCGGCACGCTGGCCACCACCGGCGTGGTCATCGGGCTGGTGATCATCGCGGCCGCGCCGTCGCCGCTCTGGATCTACGTCGGCATCCTGCCGTTCGGCGCCGGCATCGCGTTCCAGTACCCCGGGCTGATGGCGCTGACGATCAGCCGGGTGAGCGAGGCCGAGCGCCCCGCGGCCGTCTCCACGTTCACGATGTTCTTCGACGTGGCGACCGGGCTCGGTGGCCTCGTCGTCGGCCAGGCCGCCGCGCTCGGCGGCTACCGCGCCGCGTTCGCGGCCGCTGCCTGCTGCTCGGTGCTCGGGTTGATCCTGCTGCGAACAGTGGTCGCCAAGAACCACTAA
- a CDS encoding SigE family RNA polymerase sigma factor, which yields MTDQPDQAYREYVTDRQHMFRRLAYLLCQDWHSADDLVQNTMVKLYLRWERVAAATDRDAYARTVLVRVFLSERRTSWARRVVLVDAGQDTTAVSDPDPAAAVAVRAALAALPPRQRAVIVLRFYSDLSVDQTADALNCSAGTVKSQTSRALAALRRALPDEEPAQHHRGVPR from the coding sequence GTGACCGACCAACCGGACCAGGCGTACCGCGAGTACGTCACGGACCGACAACACATGTTCCGGCGGCTGGCGTATCTGCTCTGCCAGGACTGGCACAGCGCCGACGACCTGGTCCAGAACACCATGGTCAAGCTGTACCTGCGCTGGGAGCGGGTCGCCGCGGCCACCGACCGCGACGCGTACGCGCGCACCGTGCTCGTCCGGGTCTTCCTCTCCGAGCGACGAACGAGCTGGGCCCGCCGGGTCGTGCTCGTCGACGCCGGGCAGGACACCACCGCGGTCTCGGACCCCGATCCGGCCGCCGCCGTCGCCGTCCGCGCCGCGCTGGCCGCACTGCCCCCGCGTCAACGCGCGGTGATCGTCCTGCGCTTCTACTCCGACCTCTCGGTCGACCAGACCGCGGACGCCTTGAACTGCTCCGCCGGGACCGTGAAGAGCCAGACCTCACGTGCTCTGGCCGCCCTCCGCCGCGCCCTGCCCGACGAGGAGCCTGCTCAGCACCATCGAGGAGTCCCACGATGA
- a CDS encoding phosphatase PAP2 family protein, with protein sequence MAILSTTAASTVSTAISAPPRVWLRVVATEIAIILVGVGAYLAVAVGAADRADAATAHAGTLVAVESALGLDVEADLATWWSGGPTRVLIADAYYVTAHFAVPIVLFGLLVLFRPAAYPRYRTAFVTASLLGVTVSWLWPTAPPRLVEGFADAPIISGLENPYAAFPSMHVGWAVWAALAVGALTANVWLRALAWLHAVITGVDVLVTGHHWVLDVVGGALTALAALALARALHPAREPAR encoded by the coding sequence GTGGCGATTCTGAGTACGACCGCGGCATCGACGGTATCGACGGCGATCTCCGCGCCGCCGCGGGTCTGGCTGCGGGTGGTGGCGACCGAGATCGCGATCATCCTGGTCGGTGTCGGCGCGTATCTCGCGGTGGCGGTCGGCGCGGCGGACCGGGCGGACGCCGCCACCGCGCACGCGGGCACGCTCGTCGCGGTCGAGAGCGCGCTCGGCCTCGACGTCGAGGCCGACCTGGCCACCTGGTGGAGCGGTGGCCCCACCCGCGTTCTGATCGCCGACGCCTACTACGTCACCGCGCACTTCGCGGTCCCGATCGTCCTCTTCGGTCTGCTCGTGCTGTTCCGCCCGGCCGCGTACCCGCGCTACCGCACCGCGTTCGTCACCGCGAGCCTGCTCGGCGTGACCGTCTCGTGGCTCTGGCCCACCGCGCCGCCCCGGCTGGTCGAAGGGTTCGCCGACGCTCCGATCATCTCCGGGCTGGAGAACCCCTACGCGGCGTTCCCGAGCATGCACGTGGGCTGGGCCGTCTGGGCCGCGCTCGCGGTCGGAGCGCTCACCGCGAACGTCTGGCTCCGGGCGCTGGCCTGGCTGCACGCGGTGATCACCGGCGTCGACGTGCTGGTCACCGGCCACCACTGGGTGCTCGACGTGGTCGGCGGCGCGCTCACCGCCCTGGCCGCGCTGGCGCTCGCCCGCGCGCTGCATCCGGCGCGGGAACCGGCTCGCTGA
- a CDS encoding MFS transporter, which translates to MSETPIAQPRKAALAAWIGSALEYYDFFIYGTAAALVFNKVFFPDSDPATGTLLALATFGVGYAARPIGAFILGHIGDKFGRKRVLVFTLMLMGVSTFLVGCLPTYAQVGVLAPTLLVVLRLAQGFSAAGEQASANSMTLEHAPEGRRGFFTSFTLNGTQMGQILATAAFLPVAALPESALLSWGWRIPFLLSVLVMLVGYLIRRRMEETPAFVQEDSAKMPLAILFRDHWASVLRVILVAMVASVSTIFGVYALSFGTDTAGLERSTLLWVGVLANVVALGAIPLWASLADRIGRKPVMIGGTLGSAALMFAYLSAIGHGNWVLIFAIGILLSGVVYSAPNSTWPAFYGEMFTTRVRLSGMAIGTQIGFAIGGFAPTIGAAVSGDGRSGWLPVAVMLAVLCVISAVATATARETAHVPTADLGRTAHPSPTQIPAPA; encoded by the coding sequence GTGTCCGAAACCCCCATCGCGCAACCGCGCAAAGCAGCGTTAGCGGCCTGGATCGGCAGCGCGCTCGAGTACTACGACTTCTTCATCTACGGCACCGCCGCCGCCCTCGTCTTCAACAAGGTGTTCTTCCCCGACTCCGACCCCGCGACCGGCACGCTGCTCGCCCTGGCCACGTTCGGAGTCGGCTACGCCGCGCGGCCGATCGGCGCGTTCATCCTCGGGCACATCGGCGACAAGTTCGGACGCAAGCGGGTGCTGGTGTTCACGCTGATGCTGATGGGCGTCTCGACGTTCCTGGTCGGCTGCCTGCCGACGTACGCGCAGGTGGGGGTCCTCGCCCCGACGCTGCTCGTGGTGCTGCGGCTCGCGCAGGGCTTCTCCGCGGCCGGCGAGCAGGCCAGCGCGAACTCGATGACGCTGGAACACGCGCCGGAGGGCCGCCGCGGGTTCTTCACCAGCTTCACGCTCAACGGCACCCAGATGGGGCAGATCCTCGCGACCGCGGCGTTCCTGCCGGTCGCCGCGTTGCCGGAGTCGGCGCTGCTCAGCTGGGGCTGGCGGATCCCGTTCCTGCTGAGCGTGCTGGTGATGCTGGTCGGGTACCTGATCCGGCGCCGGATGGAGGAGACGCCGGCGTTCGTGCAGGAGGACAGCGCGAAGATGCCGCTGGCGATCCTGTTCCGGGACCACTGGGCGTCGGTGCTGCGGGTGATCCTGGTGGCGATGGTCGCGTCGGTGAGCACGATCTTCGGGGTGTACGCGCTGTCGTTCGGTACCGACACGGCCGGGCTCGAACGCTCGACGCTGCTCTGGGTGGGGGTGCTGGCCAACGTGGTCGCGCTGGGGGCGATCCCGCTGTGGGCGTCGCTGGCCGACCGGATCGGGCGCAAGCCGGTGATGATCGGGGGCACGCTTGGCTCGGCGGCGCTGATGTTCGCGTACCTGTCGGCGATCGGCCACGGCAACTGGGTGCTGATCTTCGCGATCGGCATCCTGCTGTCGGGGGTCGTCTACAGCGCGCCGAACTCGACCTGGCCCGCGTTCTACGGGGAGATGTTCACGACCAGGGTGCGGTTGTCGGGGATGGCGATCGGGACGCAGATCGGGTTCGCGATCGGCGGGTTCGCCCCGACGATCGGGGCGGCCGTGTCCGGTGACGGGCGCAGCGGCTGGCTCCCGGTGGCCGTGATGCTGGCCGTGCTCTGCGTGATCTCCGCCGTGGCGACCGCCACCGCCCGGGAGACCGCGCACGTGCCCACCGCGGACCTCGGCCGCACCGCGCACCCCTCCCCGACGCAGATCCCCGCCCCCGCCTGA
- a CDS encoding TetR/AcrR family transcriptional regulator has translation MTAAPADDVTPERQRDAERTRAEILDAATEEFASRGYAGGRVDEIAAKTRTTKRMIYYYFGSKQELYLAVLERAYAGIRRLEQELDVDHLDPARALRALAELTFDHHQSHPAFIRLVSIENIHHAEHLRTSPILPTLAAPAVDVLSGILERGRAAGLFRDDVDALDVHMVISAFCVFRTANRYTFEAIFGRDMLDAERSAQHRRMIGELLLEYLTAHVGRA, from the coding sequence GTGACCGCTGCCCCCGCCGACGACGTGACGCCGGAGCGTCAGCGCGACGCCGAGCGGACGCGCGCCGAGATCCTGGACGCCGCGACCGAGGAGTTCGCCAGCCGCGGGTACGCCGGCGGCCGGGTGGACGAGATCGCGGCGAAGACACGCACCACCAAGCGGATGATCTACTACTACTTCGGCTCCAAGCAGGAGCTCTACCTCGCGGTGCTGGAACGGGCGTACGCCGGGATCCGGCGGCTCGAGCAGGAGCTGGACGTCGATCACCTCGATCCGGCGCGGGCCCTGCGGGCACTGGCCGAGCTGACGTTCGACCACCACCAGTCCCACCCGGCGTTCATCCGGCTGGTGAGCATCGAGAACATCCACCACGCCGAGCACCTGCGCACCTCGCCGATCCTGCCGACGCTCGCGGCACCCGCGGTCGACGTGCTCAGCGGCATCCTCGAGCGGGGCCGGGCCGCCGGGCTGTTCCGCGACGACGTCGACGCGCTCGACGTCCACATGGTCATCAGCGCGTTCTGCGTGTTCCGCACCGCGAACCGCTACACGTTCGAGGCGATCTTCGGCCGCGACATGCTCGACGCCGAGCGCAGCGCGCAGCACCGCCGGATGATCGGCGAGCTCCTCCTCGAGTACCTGACCGCCCACGTCGGCCGCGCCTGA
- a CDS encoding sugar phosphate isomerase/epimerase and 4-hydroxyphenylpyruvate domain-containing protein, with product MRTAIATVCLSGTLEDKLVAAADAGFDGVEIFEPDLVASPTSPGEVRVLCRDLGLSIDLYQPFRDLDSVDPGRFAASLRRAERKFDVMAELGVDRVLVCSSVGPDAVTDDGLLAAQLTELASRAAARGLRIAYEALAWGSHVNTYEHSWDVVARADHPALGVCLDSFHILSRGSDPAPIAGIPGEKIFFLQLADAPHLSMDVLQWSRHHRLFPGQGAFDLPAFLRPVLAAGYTGPLSLEVFNDVFRQADPGPTAVDARRSLLALAEATALAGAGARASAVVADPVAAPAPVLGGHAFVELLAEPAEAVRLGGVLASLGFVRTGRHRSKPVERWEQGRARVLVNAAGTGGAALGALAVESADPPAAALRAQRLLAPLLPRERGPAEADLAAVAAPDGTPLFFARTGDFAGGWSSDFVPDPDGRPAPAGSGVTRIDHVGLSEPFDHFDEAALFYRSVLGLTPVTAGEFAAPFGLIRGRALTDDARSVRLALTVARLRRGDWAPAVADPQYVAFATDDVVAAARRARDAGAPLLAIPDNYYDDLAARYELEPRDLATYRELGILYTRDDGAYLQVGTQLLGGRLFLLLVQRLDGYDGYGWADAPVRMAAHRRNRLVRAAT from the coding sequence ATGAGGACAGCGATCGCCACCGTCTGCCTTTCCGGGACGCTCGAGGACAAGCTCGTCGCGGCGGCCGACGCCGGTTTCGACGGGGTCGAGATCTTCGAGCCGGACCTGGTCGCGTCCCCGACCAGCCCGGGCGAGGTGCGGGTGCTCTGCCGCGACCTCGGGCTCTCGATCGACCTGTACCAGCCGTTCCGTGACCTCGACTCGGTGGATCCCGGGCGGTTCGCGGCTAGCCTGCGCCGGGCCGAGCGCAAGTTCGACGTGATGGCGGAGCTGGGCGTCGACCGGGTGCTCGTGTGTTCGTCGGTGGGCCCGGACGCGGTGACCGACGACGGGTTGCTCGCCGCGCAGCTGACCGAGCTGGCGTCGCGCGCGGCCGCGCGGGGGTTGCGGATCGCCTACGAGGCGCTGGCCTGGGGTTCGCACGTGAACACGTACGAGCATTCCTGGGACGTGGTCGCGCGGGCCGACCACCCGGCGCTGGGCGTCTGCCTGGACAGTTTCCACATCCTGTCCCGGGGGTCCGACCCGGCGCCGATCGCCGGGATCCCCGGGGAGAAGATCTTCTTCCTGCAGCTCGCGGACGCGCCGCACCTGTCGATGGACGTCCTGCAGTGGAGCCGGCACCACCGGCTGTTCCCCGGGCAGGGCGCGTTCGATCTGCCGGCGTTCCTGCGGCCGGTGCTGGCCGCGGGGTACACGGGGCCGTTGTCGCTCGAGGTGTTCAACGACGTGTTCCGGCAGGCCGACCCGGGTCCGACGGCGGTGGACGCCCGCCGCTCGCTCCTGGCCCTCGCGGAGGCCACGGCTCTCGCCGGAGCCGGCGCCCGGGCGTCGGCGGTGGTCGCCGATCCGGTCGCGGCGCCCGCCCCGGTGCTGGGCGGGCACGCGTTCGTGGAGCTGCTCGCCGAGCCGGCCGAGGCGGTCCGGCTCGGTGGGGTGCTCGCGTCGCTCGGGTTCGTGCGTACCGGGCGCCACCGGAGCAAGCCCGTCGAGCGGTGGGAGCAGGGGCGCGCGCGGGTGCTGGTCAACGCGGCCGGCACCGGGGGCGCGGCGCTCGGTGCGCTCGCGGTCGAGTCCGCCGACCCGCCCGCCGCCGCGCTGCGGGCCCAGCGGCTGCTCGCGCCGCTGCTGCCCCGGGAGCGGGGACCGGCCGAGGCCGACCTGGCCGCGGTGGCCGCCCCCGACGGCACCCCGTTGTTCTTCGCGCGCACCGGGGATTTCGCGGGTGGCTGGAGCAGCGACTTCGTGCCCGACCCGGACGGCAGGCCCGCGCCGGCCGGCTCCGGGGTCACCCGGATCGACCACGTCGGCCTCTCCGAACCCTTCGACCACTTCGACGAGGCCGCGCTCTTCTACCGCTCGGTGCTGGGCCTCACCCCGGTCACGGCCGGCGAGTTCGCCGCGCCCTTCGGCCTCATCCGCGGGCGCGCGCTCACCGACGACGCGCGCAGCGTCCGCCTGGCCCTCACCGTGGCCCGGCTCCGGCGCGGCGACTGGGCGCCCGCGGTGGCCGACCCGCAGTACGTCGCGTTCGCCACCGACGACGTGGTGGCCGCAGCGCGCCGGGCCCGCGACGCCGGCGCGCCCCTCCTCGCCATTCCCGACAACTACTACGACGACCTCGCGGCCCGGTACGAGCTCGAACCGCGCGACCTCGCGACCTACCGAGAGCTGGGCATCCTCTACACCCGGGACGACGGCGCCTACCTCCAGGTCGGTACCCAGCTGCTCGGCGGCCGGCTGTTCCTGCTCCTGGTCCAGCGCCTCGACGGCTACGACGGCTACGGCTGGGCCGACGCCCCGGTCCGGATGGCCGCCCATCGCCGCAACCGCCTGGTCCGCGCGGCGACCTGA
- a CDS encoding DUF1801 domain-containing protein, with amino-acid sequence MATLKTTRTDASVDEFLAAVPGEARRADAHTIRALMARVTGDPGAMWGANIVGFGATPLRYASGRTVDWFRIGFSPRKAATTLYLGDTFPRKDELLAALGPHTTGASCVYVKRLDAVDPSVLEALITAAAAP; translated from the coding sequence ATGGCCACCCTCAAGACCACCCGCACCGACGCGAGCGTCGACGAGTTTCTCGCCGCGGTACCCGGCGAGGCCCGCCGGGCCGACGCGCACACGATCCGTGCCCTGATGGCCCGGGTGACCGGCGACCCGGGCGCGATGTGGGGCGCGAACATCGTCGGCTTCGGGGCGACCCCGCTGCGGTACGCGTCCGGCCGGACCGTCGACTGGTTCCGCATCGGCTTCTCGCCCCGGAAAGCCGCCACCACCCTCTACCTGGGCGACACCTTCCCGCGGAAGGACGAGCTGCTCGCCGCCCTCGGCCCGCACACCACCGGTGCGAGCTGCGTCTACGTCAAGCGCCTCGACGCGGTCGACCCGTCCGTCCTCGAAGCCCTCATCACCGCAGCCGCGGCCCCGTGA
- a CDS encoding RNA polymerase subunit sigma-70, which produces MPSLTAEELERHRRELRVHCYRLLGSYTDAEDLVQETFLRAWTKRDTFEGRSTLRAWLYRIATNACLDWLDGKARRVLPHQLTGPSDPSVGLAPRTDVPWLQPFPDHELAAPDESGPEAVAVGRETIELAFLAALQLLPARQRAALVLRDVHGWPASDVAGALGLSVPAVNSALQRARATLRESLPERRADWRAATEPTAEEKHLLHRYLDAVRRGDVDAVAALLAEDIRTTMPPWPMWFRGREHVRRALASSWDPALEGYVGEFVMRPVGANRQPAVASWTRRPGEPAFRPFAISVMEIRDGFFTGMTAFHDPALFPAFGLPAEILPADR; this is translated from the coding sequence ATGCCGTCCCTGACCGCCGAGGAGCTCGAGCGTCATCGCCGTGAGCTGCGCGTTCACTGCTACCGCCTGCTCGGGTCGTACACCGACGCCGAGGACCTCGTCCAGGAGACGTTCCTGCGCGCGTGGACGAAGCGCGACACGTTCGAGGGCCGCTCGACGCTGCGGGCGTGGCTGTACCGCATCGCCACGAACGCGTGTCTCGACTGGCTCGACGGGAAAGCCCGCCGGGTTCTCCCGCATCAGCTGACCGGGCCGTCCGACCCGAGCGTCGGCCTCGCGCCGCGCACCGACGTGCCCTGGCTCCAGCCGTTCCCCGACCACGAGCTGGCCGCGCCGGACGAGTCGGGCCCCGAGGCCGTGGCCGTCGGGCGCGAGACGATCGAGCTCGCGTTCCTGGCCGCGTTGCAGCTCCTGCCCGCCCGCCAGCGCGCCGCGCTGGTCCTGCGTGACGTGCACGGCTGGCCGGCGTCCGACGTCGCCGGTGCGCTCGGCCTGAGTGTTCCGGCCGTCAACAGCGCGCTGCAGCGCGCCCGCGCCACCCTCCGGGAGAGCCTTCCGGAGCGCCGGGCCGACTGGCGCGCCGCCACCGAGCCGACCGCCGAGGAAAAGCACCTGCTCCACCGCTATCTGGACGCGGTGCGACGCGGCGACGTCGACGCGGTGGCCGCGCTGCTGGCCGAGGACATCCGGACGACCATGCCGCCGTGGCCGATGTGGTTCCGCGGGCGGGAGCACGTCCGGCGGGCCCTGGCGTCGAGCTGGGATCCGGCGCTGGAGGGCTACGTCGGCGAGTTCGTGATGCGCCCGGTGGGCGCGAACCGTCAGCCGGCGGTGGCGTCCTGGACCCGGCGGCCCGGCGAGCCCGCGTTCCGGCCGTTCGCGATCTCGGTGATGGAAATCCGTGACGGGTTCTTCACCGGGATGACCGCGTTCCACGACCCGGCGCTGTTCCCGGCGTTCGGGTTGCCCGCCGAGATTCTTCCGGCCGACCGATGA
- a CDS encoding dihydrofolate reductase family protein encodes MGKLLYGATMSLDGFIAGPGDDMQWLRDFLGPDPVADELVAQVGSCLVGGRSYRGDDPNMGTEKEGPFGGAWEGPQFVLTHNPPDVAVPGITFVTDLATAVTASKAAAGDKYACIIGADVGRQCLEAGAVDDVLMFVAPILLGDGVPMFRHLGGAHIRLNPPRVHRTDHAVSLWYTVRR; translated from the coding sequence ATGGGAAAGCTGCTCTACGGCGCCACGATGTCGCTCGACGGTTTCATCGCCGGCCCGGGTGACGACATGCAGTGGCTGCGTGACTTCCTCGGTCCCGACCCGGTCGCCGACGAACTGGTGGCCCAGGTCGGGTCGTGCCTCGTCGGCGGCCGGTCCTACCGCGGTGACGACCCGAACATGGGCACCGAGAAGGAAGGCCCGTTCGGCGGGGCGTGGGAAGGTCCCCAGTTCGTGCTGACACACAACCCGCCGGACGTCGCGGTGCCGGGGATCACGTTCGTCACCGACCTCGCGACCGCGGTGACCGCGTCCAAGGCGGCAGCCGGCGACAAGTACGCGTGCATCATCGGCGCCGACGTGGGCCGCCAGTGCCTGGAGGCCGGCGCGGTCGACGACGTGCTGATGTTCGTCGCGCCGATCCTGCTCGGCGACGGCGTGCCGATGTTCCGGCACCTCGGCGGCGCGCACATCCGGCTGAACCCGCCGCGCGTGCACCGGACCGACCACGCCGTCAGCCTCTGGTACACCGTCCGGCGCTGA
- a CDS encoding FkbM family methyltransferase, whose translation MSSRSAVVSSLRANPAVSSIHQSLDFYWGNDVRDAAMDAFHATFVRPGDLVFDVGAHVGDRVASYRRLGARVVALEPQPLCGRALTEIFADDPAVRVVEAAVGAEPGSVTFYVNTANPTVSTVSKDFVEAAFGANGWHGQVWDTEISVPTVTLDELIGEYGEPAFVKIDVEGYEYAVLSGLSAAVPALSFEFTTIERGVAQQCLDRTVALGFTSFNVALGDAMDFEFAAWTSAEDVAAHLAGLPHEANSGDVYCRRG comes from the coding sequence ATGAGCTCCAGGAGCGCCGTCGTGTCCTCGCTTCGCGCGAACCCCGCCGTCTCGTCGATCCATCAGTCCCTCGACTTCTACTGGGGCAACGACGTCCGTGACGCGGCGATGGACGCGTTCCACGCCACGTTCGTGCGCCCGGGCGACCTGGTGTTCGACGTGGGTGCCCACGTCGGGGACCGGGTGGCGAGCTACCGGCGGCTCGGGGCGCGGGTGGTGGCGCTCGAGCCGCAGCCGCTGTGCGGCCGGGCGCTGACCGAGATCTTCGCCGACGACCCGGCGGTGCGGGTGGTCGAGGCCGCGGTCGGGGCGGAGCCGGGAAGCGTGACGTTCTACGTCAACACCGCGAACCCGACGGTCTCCACGGTGTCGAAGGACTTCGTCGAGGCCGCGTTCGGGGCGAACGGGTGGCACGGCCAGGTGTGGGACACCGAGATCTCGGTGCCGACCGTGACGCTCGACGAGCTGATCGGCGAGTACGGCGAGCCCGCGTTCGTGAAGATCGACGTCGAGGGCTACGAGTACGCGGTGCTCTCGGGGCTCTCCGCGGCGGTGCCCGCGTTGTCGTTCGAGTTCACCACGATCGAGCGCGGCGTCGCCCAGCAGTGCCTGGACCGGACCGTCGCGCTGGGGTTCACGTCGTTCAACGTCGCGCTGGGCGACGCGATGGACTTCGAGTTCGCGGCGTGGACGTCGGCGGAGGACGTCGCCGCGCACCTCGCGGGGCTACCCCACGAGGCCAACAGCGGCGACGTCTACTGCCGCCGCGGCTAG
- a CDS encoding SDR family oxidoreductase: MTGLVVVTGAAGALGRAVLADLTARGRTVVALDRDGAAPEALDDVHPIAVDLADRASVLAAWKRVDEIGTPSGLVTLAGGFAPGRLADLDEDTFTGLWEGNVSTLLWSAQQAASRMPRGSSIVTVGSKTAVAGKAPVGHAASKAAVVRVTELLADELRPAGIRVNSVLPSVLDTPANRSWLSPESAAKAVSTAAVAKVIAFLLSDDAAPISGARIPVYGDS; the protein is encoded by the coding sequence ATGACCGGCCTGGTAGTCGTCACCGGAGCCGCCGGAGCGCTCGGCCGGGCGGTGCTCGCCGACCTCACCGCCCGGGGCCGCACGGTCGTCGCTCTCGACCGCGACGGCGCGGCCCCGGAGGCGCTCGACGACGTGCACCCGATCGCGGTCGACCTCGCCGACCGGGCCTCCGTGCTGGCCGCGTGGAAGCGCGTCGACGAGATCGGGACGCCGTCCGGGCTGGTCACGCTGGCCGGCGGCTTCGCACCGGGCCGCCTCGCCGACCTGGACGAGGACACGTTCACCGGCCTCTGGGAAGGCAACGTCTCGACGCTGCTGTGGAGCGCGCAGCAGGCCGCGTCACGGATGCCGCGGGGATCCTCGATCGTCACGGTCGGGTCGAAGACCGCGGTGGCCGGGAAGGCGCCGGTCGGGCACGCCGCGAGCAAGGCCGCGGTCGTGCGGGTCACCGAGCTGCTCGCCGACGAACTGCGCCCGGCCGGGATCCGCGTCAACTCGGTGCTGCCGTCGGTGCTCGACACCCCGGCCAACCGCAGCTGGCTGTCGCCGGAGTCCGCCGCCAAGGCCGTGTCCACCGCGGCCGTCGCCAAGGTCATCGCGTTCCTGCTCAGCGACGACGCGGCCCCGATCAGCGGCGCCCGCATCCCGGTCTACGGCGACTCCTAG
- a CDS encoding tyrosine-protein phosphatase — translation MTAATTRAVPLPGTYNVRDAGGYATAGGGSVRRGLLIRADGLSGLDDEGRAQLAALGVRTVIDLREGAEVEVAPDALGDLPIRYRHLPAFAGVAAQERPRSLQDAYHLMVDECGDALAAVIPALAEPGALPAVVHCTAGKDRTGVVIAIVHALLGVGAADVEADYAATARNLSTGFADKIRATMPPGEHTDAMLAEMLACPPELIRATLARIGDVEQYLTAHGLPPGAVAGLRAALLDRP, via the coding sequence ATGACCGCCGCGACCACGCGCGCTGTGCCGTTACCCGGCACGTACAACGTCCGGGACGCCGGCGGGTACGCCACCGCGGGCGGTGGTTCGGTGCGGCGCGGGCTGCTGATTCGCGCCGACGGGCTGTCCGGGCTCGACGACGAGGGCCGGGCGCAGCTGGCCGCGCTCGGCGTCCGCACCGTGATCGACCTGCGTGAGGGCGCCGAGGTCGAGGTGGCGCCGGACGCGCTGGGCGACCTGCCGATCCGTTATCGGCACCTCCCGGCGTTCGCCGGGGTGGCCGCGCAGGAGCGTCCGCGGTCGCTCCAGGACGCGTACCACCTCATGGTCGACGAGTGCGGCGACGCGCTGGCCGCCGTGATCCCCGCGCTCGCCGAGCCCGGCGCGTTGCCCGCGGTGGTGCACTGCACCGCGGGCAAGGACCGCACCGGGGTCGTGATCGCGATCGTGCACGCGCTGCTCGGGGTGGGCGCCGCGGACGTCGAGGCGGACTACGCGGCGACCGCGCGGAACCTCTCCACGGGTTTCGCCGACAAGATCCGCGCGACGATGCCTCCCGGCGAGCACACCGACGCGATGCTCGCCGAGATGCTCGCCTGCCCGCCCGAGCTGATCCGCGCGACGCTGGCCCGCATCGGCGACGTCGAGCAGTACCTGACCGCCCACGGCCTGCCGCCCGGGGCCGTGGCCGGCCTGCGCGCGGCGTTGCTCGATCGGCCCTAG